The following DNA comes from Mucilaginibacter jinjuensis.
ACAGCGTGATAGGAAACGATATGGATACTGATAGGGTTGTTTGTTTCGTATAGCATCTTTTTCTGATGTACTTGTTAAGTCATTTGAAGCTGACCTGCTGTGTTTTTAAGAAAATTCTAAGGTTAAATATGGTTCATAAAGAATCAATAAGTAGAATATAGGTATGCACATCGTTTTCCTTACACACCCAACTTTTCTCGGCTCGCAAAGTATGCCTCGGTTTGCCAAAATGTTAGTAGATGGGATGACGCAGGCTGGCCATAAGGTAGAGGTCTGGGCACCCCAACCCAAGGTTTATGATTTGCCCTTACCTAGTTCTCTAAAAAAATGGGCGGGTTATATCGATCAATATATCATCTTTCCGGCTTGGATGAAAAAGACCATTAAAAATTATGACGCTGATACTTTGTTCGTTTTTACTGATCATGCTTTAGGCCCATGGGTGCCATTGGCTGCAAACAGGCCTCACGTAATTCATTGTCACGACTTTTTGGCGCAGCGGTCTGCACAGGGTGAGATAGCGGAAAATCCGACAAGTTACACAGGTAAAAAGTACCAGTCTTACATTAAACAAGGTTATAAAGCGGGTAAGAACTTTATTTCAGTTTCCAGGAAAACACAGGAGGATTTACATCGTTTCTTAGGGTTTGTGCCCGCGGTTTCAGAGGTTGTTTATAATGGTTTAAATACTTTTTTTAAACCCGCAAATATATCTGAGGCGCGCGCAGTAATTGGAAATGAAATAGGAGTAACCCTCACCAATGGCTATTTGCTGCACGTTGGAGGTAACCAATGGTATAAAAATCGGATCGGTGTTATAGAAATATACGATGCCTGGCGTAAAAATAGCAATAACAATTTACCACTCGTTATGATAGGCGCACCCGCTAATGGTAAATTAAAAGAGTGTTATAATGCATCTCCTTATTCTGAAGATATCTATTTGTTAACAGGCAAAGATG
Coding sequences within:
- a CDS encoding glycosyltransferase; this translates as MHIVFLTHPTFLGSQSMPRFAKMLVDGMTQAGHKVEVWAPQPKVYDLPLPSSLKKWAGYIDQYIIFPAWMKKTIKNYDADTLFVFTDHALGPWVPLAANRPHVIHCHDFLAQRSAQGEIAENPTSYTGKKYQSYIKQGYKAGKNFISVSRKTQEDLHRFLGFVPAVSEVVYNGLNTFFKPANISEARAVIGNEIGVTLTNGYLLHVGGNQWYKNRIGVIEIYDAWRKNSNNNLPLVMIGAPANGKLKECYNASPYSEDIYLLTGKDDSFVKQAYIGASVFLFPSLAEGFGWPIAEAMASGIPTITTSEGPMNEVGGDAAFYISRRPLTNSGAWAEDASSILSDVISLNEAGRENAIDAGLEHVKQFDMKIAIRQIEGIYQDVLGRG